A portion of the Gossypium arboreum isolate Shixiya-1 chromosome 8, ASM2569848v2, whole genome shotgun sequence genome contains these proteins:
- the LOC108464952 gene encoding uncharacterized protein LOC108464952, with product MMSQGQGLRLISYQSRPIVSHPFLLTLKPSRSWNHFSFKTPGMPKPFHLELPLPLPSHNSHQTQTGTQDDGIPSDDVKLIAKFKTRYNYIRVLQVSRRADHPFAGSRLLLLDSPGNIHSISFLFKSLTNTYFDVFATLPPILPPGAVGILGFGAGSAARLMLELYPDLIIHGWELDPSVVAVGREYFGLEKLEKQNPNRLFISIGNGLKASIRNGFAGILVDLFSKGSLIPELQESSTWHKLRKSLRKGGRIMVNVGGSCVEAEDEGRDGKMVMEETLKAMHRVFGDKLFVLNLGNRKDDDSSLALTGELAVPDRDAWKKGLPRSLKGYVDMWAPYQG from the coding sequence ATGATGTCCCAAGGCCAAGGCCTAAGGTTAATTTCCTACCAAAGTCGACCCATCGTCTCACACCCATTTCTATTAACTCTCAAACCTTCCCGGTCATGGAATCATTTCTCCTTCAAAACACCTGGAATGCCAAAACCATTCCATCTCGAACTCCCACTCCCTCTACCGTCCCACAACTCCCACCAAACCCAAACAGGGACCCAAGACGACGGCATCCCCAGCGACGACGTCAAACTCATCGCCAAATTCAAAACCAGGTATAACTATATCCGCGTTCTCCAAGTTTCTCGAAGGGCCGACCACCCTTTCGCCGGCTCTAGGCTCCTCCTCCTTGATTCCCCTGGAAACATCCACAGCATTTCTTTCCTCTTCAAATCACTCACCAACACTTATTTCGACGTTTTCGCCACTCTGCCTCCTATTTTACCCCCTGGAGCCGTTGGCATTCTCGGCTTCGGGGCGGGCTCCGCGGCTCGCCTGATGCTTGAATTATACCCAGATTTGATAATCCACGGATGGGAACTTGACCCATCTGTGGTTGCAGTTGGAAGAGAATATTTTGgccttgaaaagcttgaaaaacAAAACCCAAATAGACTTTTCATTTCCATTGGAAATGGATTGAAAGCTAGCATTAGAAACGGGTTTGCAGGTATTTTAGTGGATTTATTCAGTAAAGGTAGTTTGATACCAGAGCTTCAGGAATCAAGCACGTGGCACAAGTTAAGGAAGAGCCTGAGAAAAGGCGGGAGAATCATGGTGAATGTAGGGGGTAGTTGCGTGGAGGCTGAGGATGAAGGCAGAGATGGGAAGATGGTGATGGAAGAGACTTTGAAGGCCATGCATAGGGTTTTTGGCGACAAGCTTTTTGTATTGAATCTTGGGAACCGAAAGGATGATGATAGTTCCCTCGCTTTAACTGGCGAATTGGCGGTGCCGGATCGTGATGCCTGGAAGAAGGGGCTTCCGCGTTCTTTAAAGGGTTACGTTGATATGTGGGCTCCATATCAGGGCTGA